From Enterococcus mundtii, the proteins below share one genomic window:
- a CDS encoding distal tail protein Dit, with protein MNFTNLPYFQFRGRRSSEFSMRIRNEMEFVIPEASLEFTEVDGRSSDIVFDKGRFKDIEKTFPVRIFKEQDKNIATQLRNIAGWLYLSHEYTPLIFSEYNDYFYKALGYSGTSGKDIKREWLDIDFTFKCQPYVFRLDGEDERQIISGQTIVNPEPFSSLPIVTFNKTTSDNDSNIYINGQQFRIAKEVGTGIITMDSENGIAYKDGGINVSKYCFLNTEGYNPIVLQPGVNEISFLNIDQFKMKPRWRNLAV; from the coding sequence ATGAATTTTACTAATCTTCCTTATTTTCAATTTCGCGGGAGACGATCGAGCGAGTTTAGTATGCGGATCAGAAATGAAATGGAGTTTGTAATTCCAGAAGCTTCCCTGGAATTTACTGAAGTTGATGGAAGAAGTTCAGATATTGTATTTGATAAAGGAAGATTTAAAGATATTGAGAAAACTTTTCCTGTTAGAATCTTCAAAGAACAAGATAAAAATATTGCCACTCAGCTAAGAAATATAGCGGGGTGGCTTTATTTATCCCATGAGTATACTCCTCTAATATTTAGTGAATATAATGACTATTTTTATAAAGCCTTAGGCTATAGCGGAACTTCTGGAAAAGATATTAAGCGTGAGTGGTTAGATATTGATTTTACTTTCAAGTGTCAACCATACGTTTTTCGACTAGATGGAGAAGACGAGAGACAAATCATAAGTGGGCAAACAATTGTAAATCCAGAACCCTTTTCTAGCCTCCCAATTGTAACATTTAACAAAACAACAAGTGATAATGACAGTAATATCTATATCAATGGTCAACAATTCCGGATAGCTAAAGAAGTAGGAACTGGCATTATAACTATGGATAGTGAGAATGGCATCGCTTATAAAGACGGAGGGATAAATGTTTCAAAATATTGTTTTTTAAATACAGAAGGATATAATCCAATTGTTTTACAACCAGGAGTTAATGAAATTTCTTTTCTTAATATTGATCAGTTCAAAATGAAACCGAGATGGAGGAACTTAGCTGTATGA